Proteins encoded within one genomic window of Arachis ipaensis cultivar K30076 chromosome B08, Araip1.1, whole genome shotgun sequence:
- the LOC107612682 gene encoding calcium homeostasis endoplasmic reticulum protein isoform X1 — MERQGHDYASASAMAYAQQQQQAANMRQQQQQQQFGFHPQHQQFPPFLPPGPGPAHPSLQKFPYHHAMPQQQLQLQQLHPHAPPPPHLMQQQHQAPPPAFPSPFAPLVPSPYYDSAPPPVAPPSDPELHKRIDKLVEYAVKNGPDFEAMICEKQRDNPSYSFLFGGEGHGYYRYKLWLSTRPPGGPFNPPFPSSSMSMIHPPPNPLMNPSPPNAPPMNAAGIGSSPSMLGPPSFLHFYDQQHHHQHPQPFGVHGRPEYDQSSKPFKELSGPLPSDVAVELTNVLNNLNGTKESIKGAKLWFMQRSPFAPALAEALRERVFALDDVERQLHIIYLANDILFDSLNRRTSSRDLDNEALAFKPVLGSMLARIYHNPQSNEEYRKRLQQMVEFWASKEVFDQETISLLKSEMIGGPHANSFPGASKDLSASANSGTGILQTPIQLWHADRLGSGSSIAEQDRLDKHAVPGQTLPSSMAAQQFVPNSAPPSAFPGSMAIPSSVQSANQPPGGHLLQAPSSSTSDQLPPYPLFPPGLIPGMVRKMQIGSGVPYSPLSPLDIPTMIPPSTVPPSEILQRVSKFFKEIGEANPSEGPMNSDSRDEDDEYEREYEREPAVRKGGACIPPPPNLQQVDPETGTYADGSVDRKPGSVSSARLGLGATANPNEVSQYDDVYTSYRKQRSTTYHSSMSARAATR; from the exons ATGGAACGACAGGGTCATGATTATGCATCTGCTTCTGCTATGGCTTATGCTCAGCAACAGCAACAAGCTGCTAATATGCGGCAgcaacaacagcagcagcagtTTGGATTTCATCCCCAGCATCAACAATTTCCCCCCTTTCTTCCCCCAGGTCCTGGTCCAGCACACCCCTCTTTGCAAAAGTTCCCTTATCATCATGCCATGCCTCAGCAGCAGCTGCAGCTTCAACAGTTACACCCACATGCCCCTCCCCCTCCTCATCTTATGCAACAGCAACACCAAGCACCACCACCTGCATTCCCATCTCCTTttgctcctcttgttccttcACCTTATTATGATTCTGCTCCGCCTCCAGTTGCACCCCCTTCTGATCCCGAGCTCCACAAGCGAATTGACAAACTTGTTGAGTATGCTGTGAAAAATGGTCCTGACTTTGAAGCCATGATATGTGAAAAGCAACGTGATAATCCTTCTTATAGTTTCCTCTTTGGTGGGGAGGGCCATGGTTATTACCGTTATAAGCTCTGGTTATCGACACGTCCCCCTGGTGGTCCTTTTAACCCACCTTTTCCCTCATCTTCCATGTCCATGATCCATCCTCCTCCAAATCCACTGATGAATCCATCCCCTCCAAATGCTCCCCCAATGAATGCTGCAGGAATTGGTTCTTCGCCTTCAATGTTAGGTCCACCTTCTTTCCTGCATTTCTatgatcagcagcaccaccatcaACATCCTCAGCCTTTTGGGGTTCATGGCCGACCTGAGTATGATCAGTCATCCAAGCCTTTCAAAGAACTTTCTGGGCCACTTCCATCTGATGTTGCAGTGGAGCTCACTAATGTTCTTAACAATCTAAATGGTACAAAAGAATCTATTAAAGGTGCCAAACTTTGGTTCATGCAGAGATCTCCATTTGCACCAGCTCTAGCAGAGGCTCTTAGAGAGAGGGTCTTCGCATTGGACGATGTTGAGAGGCAGCTACATATAATATACCTTGCAAATGACATTCTTTTTGACAG CTTGAATCGGAGGACAAGCAGTCGTGATCTTGACAATGAAGCCCTTGCATTTAAGCCTGTTTTAGGCTCCATGCTTGCTAGAATTTATCACAATCCACAAAGCAATGAAGAATATAGGAAAAGGTTGCAGCAAATGGTGGAGTTCTGGGCTTCTAAAGAGGTTTTCGATCAAGAGACTATTTCTTTACTGAAGAGTGAGATGATTGGTGGGCCACATGCCAATTCTTTTCCTGGGGCTTCCAAGGATTTATCTGCTTCAGCAAATTCAGGTACTG GAATATTGCAGACCCCAATCCAGCTGTGGCATGCTGATAGGCTGGGCTCTGGTTCAAGTATTGCAGAACAAGATCGCCTTGATAAACATGCAGTTCCAGGGCAAACTTTACCATCATCTATGGCAGCTCAACAATTTGTTCCAAATTCTGCTCCTCCAAGTGCTTTTCCAGGGTCTATGGCTATACCTTCTTCGGTTCAATCAGCCAATCAACCTCCTGGTGGACATTTATTGCAGGCTCCATCATCCAGCACCAGTGATCAATTGCCACCATATCCGTTGTTCCCTCCTGGCCTCATTCCTGGAATGGTTAGAAAGATGCAGATTGGTAGCGGAGTTCCATATTCTCCTTTGAGCCCTTTGGACATCCCAACAATGATACCACCATCAACTGTGCCACCGTCAGAAATTCTTCAAAGGGTGTCGAAATTCTTTAAGGAAATTGGAGAAGCTAATCCTTCTGAGGGTCCTATGAATTCTGATTCAAGAGATGAAGATGATGAATACGAGAGAGAATATGAGAGAGAGCCTGCAGTAAGGAAGGGAGGCGCTTGCATTCCTCCACCACCAAATTTGCAGCAGGTGGATCCAGAGACTGGGACTTATGCCGATGGGAGCGTAGATCGGAAACCAGGATCAGTAAGCTCGGCTAGGTTGGGACTCGGGGCAACAGCAAACCCCAATGAAGTGAGTCAGTATGATGATGTATATACATCCTACAGGAAGCAGAGAAGTACCACTTACCATTCATCGATGAGTGCTAGAGCAGCTACAAGATGA
- the LOC107612682 gene encoding calcium homeostasis endoplasmic reticulum protein isoform X2 produces the protein MERQGHDYASASAMAYAQQQQQAANMRQQQQQQQFGFHPQHQQFPPFLPPGPGPAHPSLQKFPYHHAMPQQQLQLQQLHPHAPPPPHLMQQQHQAPPPAFPSPFAPLVPSPYYDSAPPPVAPPSDPELHKRIDKLVEYAVKNGPDFEAMICEKQRDNPSYSFLFGGEGHGYYRYKLWLSTRPPGGPFNPPFPSSSMSMIHPPPNPLMNPSPPNAPPMNAAGIGSSPSMLGPPSFLHFYDQQHHHQHPQPFGVHGRPEYDQSSKPFKELSGPLPSDVAVELTNVLNNLNGTKESIKGAKLWFMQRSPFAPALAEALRERVFALDDVERQLHIIYLANDILFDSLNRRTSSRDLDNEALAFKPVLGSMLARIYHNPQSNEEYRKRLQQMVEFWASKEVFDQETISLLKSEMIGGPHANSFPGASKDLSASANSGILQTPIQLWHADRLGSGSSIAEQDRLDKHAVPGQTLPSSMAAQQFVPNSAPPSAFPGSMAIPSSVQSANQPPGGHLLQAPSSSTSDQLPPYPLFPPGLIPGMVRKMQIGSGVPYSPLSPLDIPTMIPPSTVPPSEILQRVSKFFKEIGEANPSEGPMNSDSRDEDDEYEREYEREPAVRKGGACIPPPPNLQQVDPETGTYADGSVDRKPGSVSSARLGLGATANPNEVSQYDDVYTSYRKQRSTTYHSSMSARAATR, from the exons ATGGAACGACAGGGTCATGATTATGCATCTGCTTCTGCTATGGCTTATGCTCAGCAACAGCAACAAGCTGCTAATATGCGGCAgcaacaacagcagcagcagtTTGGATTTCATCCCCAGCATCAACAATTTCCCCCCTTTCTTCCCCCAGGTCCTGGTCCAGCACACCCCTCTTTGCAAAAGTTCCCTTATCATCATGCCATGCCTCAGCAGCAGCTGCAGCTTCAACAGTTACACCCACATGCCCCTCCCCCTCCTCATCTTATGCAACAGCAACACCAAGCACCACCACCTGCATTCCCATCTCCTTttgctcctcttgttccttcACCTTATTATGATTCTGCTCCGCCTCCAGTTGCACCCCCTTCTGATCCCGAGCTCCACAAGCGAATTGACAAACTTGTTGAGTATGCTGTGAAAAATGGTCCTGACTTTGAAGCCATGATATGTGAAAAGCAACGTGATAATCCTTCTTATAGTTTCCTCTTTGGTGGGGAGGGCCATGGTTATTACCGTTATAAGCTCTGGTTATCGACACGTCCCCCTGGTGGTCCTTTTAACCCACCTTTTCCCTCATCTTCCATGTCCATGATCCATCCTCCTCCAAATCCACTGATGAATCCATCCCCTCCAAATGCTCCCCCAATGAATGCTGCAGGAATTGGTTCTTCGCCTTCAATGTTAGGTCCACCTTCTTTCCTGCATTTCTatgatcagcagcaccaccatcaACATCCTCAGCCTTTTGGGGTTCATGGCCGACCTGAGTATGATCAGTCATCCAAGCCTTTCAAAGAACTTTCTGGGCCACTTCCATCTGATGTTGCAGTGGAGCTCACTAATGTTCTTAACAATCTAAATGGTACAAAAGAATCTATTAAAGGTGCCAAACTTTGGTTCATGCAGAGATCTCCATTTGCACCAGCTCTAGCAGAGGCTCTTAGAGAGAGGGTCTTCGCATTGGACGATGTTGAGAGGCAGCTACATATAATATACCTTGCAAATGACATTCTTTTTGACAG CTTGAATCGGAGGACAAGCAGTCGTGATCTTGACAATGAAGCCCTTGCATTTAAGCCTGTTTTAGGCTCCATGCTTGCTAGAATTTATCACAATCCACAAAGCAATGAAGAATATAGGAAAAGGTTGCAGCAAATGGTGGAGTTCTGGGCTTCTAAAGAGGTTTTCGATCAAGAGACTATTTCTTTACTGAAGAGTGAGATGATTGGTGGGCCACATGCCAATTCTTTTCCTGGGGCTTCCAAGGATTTATCTGCTTCAGCAAATTCAG GAATATTGCAGACCCCAATCCAGCTGTGGCATGCTGATAGGCTGGGCTCTGGTTCAAGTATTGCAGAACAAGATCGCCTTGATAAACATGCAGTTCCAGGGCAAACTTTACCATCATCTATGGCAGCTCAACAATTTGTTCCAAATTCTGCTCCTCCAAGTGCTTTTCCAGGGTCTATGGCTATACCTTCTTCGGTTCAATCAGCCAATCAACCTCCTGGTGGACATTTATTGCAGGCTCCATCATCCAGCACCAGTGATCAATTGCCACCATATCCGTTGTTCCCTCCTGGCCTCATTCCTGGAATGGTTAGAAAGATGCAGATTGGTAGCGGAGTTCCATATTCTCCTTTGAGCCCTTTGGACATCCCAACAATGATACCACCATCAACTGTGCCACCGTCAGAAATTCTTCAAAGGGTGTCGAAATTCTTTAAGGAAATTGGAGAAGCTAATCCTTCTGAGGGTCCTATGAATTCTGATTCAAGAGATGAAGATGATGAATACGAGAGAGAATATGAGAGAGAGCCTGCAGTAAGGAAGGGAGGCGCTTGCATTCCTCCACCACCAAATTTGCAGCAGGTGGATCCAGAGACTGGGACTTATGCCGATGGGAGCGTAGATCGGAAACCAGGATCAGTAAGCTCGGCTAGGTTGGGACTCGGGGCAACAGCAAACCCCAATGAAGTGAGTCAGTATGATGATGTATATACATCCTACAGGAAGCAGAGAAGTACCACTTACCATTCATCGATGAGTGCTAGAGCAGCTACAAGATGA